In one window of Demequina sp. NBRC 110054 DNA:
- a CDS encoding bifunctional diguanylate cyclase/phosphodiesterase yields MGGLVGDAARIAAAGGDDGASVFSILVLAVLVAFAAAFFTFLVRARIAREARDAAVAREMALRRQFDAVMSSSRDGVLITTRHGDVLLLSDTATQILGVTRTEMLGRSIARLPLRIVDERMRPVLAQEVFAPRADDTVPRIVGVPGRRGTDDVRWVQVSSKLLTGEEDGEPITVTTIMDTSGLREAAEALNRSDAQFRKAMQNAPVGMALVDLEWRLMEVNRVFAEMMGSTVVGLRGTPFSALSHPQDRNAEDDQLQRLYDGFQTRFTCEKRYVRADGHVVWAVLDVGLVRYAGGAPDHYVVQLRDTTDDRMTSELMAHRALHDPLTGLANRTLLQDILQRLLSDPDDAQVGVVAVDLDGFKGLNDRFGHAAGDHALVHVAGVLRGAAAGRGEVARIGGDEFIVVVHSDDCAAVMKDIADAVHDGLRTPLQIKRHQIRLSASMGFAVADDDIAAGGPAALLGAADGAMYRAKAGGRGRTEAYDSRVQGPSESESALTLELDDAVRRGDLVLHYQPMYDLSTRKVVGFEALVRWQHPTRGLLLPGAFLPLLKDRDLAVVLGTTLVEQAAEFLAAQPDDQTWVSINVSAEQLGNSEFADSVLTAIGKHRLSPQRIVVELTEASLVAPNTRVRHELTELRNAGVPILLDDFGTGVSPLSYLRDLPVSGVKLDMSFVAGIPEDPAGARVSRALGALARELGLATIAEGIETEAQADFLANCGWRLGQGWLFGVAQPAQTLLDMGLDTGIFLIDPRPRDEEGVLES; encoded by the coding sequence ATGGGAGGACTCGTAGGCGACGCGGCGAGGATCGCGGCCGCCGGCGGCGACGACGGCGCGTCCGTGTTCTCGATCCTCGTGCTCGCTGTGCTGGTCGCATTCGCGGCTGCCTTCTTCACCTTCCTGGTGCGCGCGCGGATCGCGCGTGAGGCGCGGGATGCGGCGGTCGCCCGCGAGATGGCGCTGCGCCGGCAGTTCGACGCGGTCATGTCCTCCTCGCGTGACGGTGTGCTGATCACGACCCGCCACGGAGACGTCCTGCTGCTGTCGGACACCGCGACTCAGATCCTGGGCGTCACGCGCACCGAGATGCTCGGCCGGTCGATCGCGCGACTGCCGCTGCGGATCGTCGACGAGCGGATGCGTCCGGTCCTCGCGCAGGAGGTGTTCGCGCCGCGCGCCGACGACACGGTGCCCCGCATCGTCGGCGTCCCGGGTCGGCGCGGCACGGACGACGTGCGCTGGGTTCAGGTGTCCTCCAAGCTGCTCACGGGCGAGGAGGACGGCGAGCCGATCACGGTCACGACGATCATGGACACGTCGGGCCTGCGCGAGGCCGCCGAGGCGCTCAACCGCTCGGACGCGCAGTTCCGCAAGGCGATGCAGAACGCCCCGGTCGGGATGGCGCTCGTCGACCTCGAGTGGCGGCTCATGGAGGTCAACCGCGTCTTCGCGGAGATGATGGGATCCACCGTCGTCGGGCTCCGCGGCACGCCGTTCTCGGCGCTCTCGCACCCGCAGGACCGCAACGCGGAGGACGATCAGCTCCAGCGCCTGTACGACGGCTTCCAGACGCGCTTCACGTGCGAGAAGCGCTACGTGCGCGCCGACGGCCACGTCGTGTGGGCGGTCCTCGACGTCGGGCTCGTCCGGTACGCCGGAGGAGCGCCCGATCACTACGTGGTCCAGCTGCGCGACACCACCGACGACCGCATGACCTCGGAGCTCATGGCGCACCGCGCGCTGCACGACCCGCTCACCGGGCTCGCGAACCGCACGCTCCTGCAGGACATCCTGCAGCGCCTCCTGTCGGACCCGGACGATGCGCAGGTCGGGGTCGTCGCGGTCGACCTGGACGGCTTCAAGGGTCTCAACGACCGCTTCGGGCATGCCGCGGGCGACCACGCGCTCGTCCACGTCGCGGGCGTCCTGCGTGGCGCGGCGGCAGGTCGCGGCGAGGTCGCCCGGATCGGCGGCGACGAGTTCATCGTCGTCGTGCACAGCGACGACTGCGCGGCGGTGATGAAGGACATCGCCGACGCCGTGCACGACGGGCTGCGCACCCCGCTGCAGATCAAGCGCCACCAGATCCGCCTGAGCGCGTCGATGGGCTTCGCCGTCGCGGACGACGACATCGCCGCAGGGGGACCCGCGGCGCTCCTCGGCGCGGCCGACGGCGCCATGTACCGCGCCAAGGCCGGGGGACGGGGTCGCACCGAGGCATACGACTCCCGCGTGCAGGGGCCCTCCGAGTCGGAGTCGGCGCTCACCCTCGAGCTCGACGACGCGGTGCGACGCGGCGATCTTGTGCTCCACTATCAGCCGATGTACGACCTCTCGACGCGCAAGGTCGTCGGCTTCGAGGCCCTCGTCCGGTGGCAGCACCCGACCCGCGGACTGCTCCTCCCCGGGGCCTTCCTGCCGCTGCTCAAGGACCGCGACCTCGCTGTCGTGCTCGGCACGACGCTCGTCGAGCAGGCCGCCGAGTTCCTCGCCGCGCAGCCCGACGACCAGACCTGGGTGTCGATCAACGTGTCCGCGGAGCAGCTCGGCAACTCCGAGTTCGCCGACAGCGTCCTCACCGCGATCGGGAAGCACCGCCTGAGCCCGCAGCGCATCGTCGTCGAGCTCACCGAGGCCTCCCTCGTCGCGCCGAACACGCGCGTGCGCCACGAGCTCACCGAGCTGCGCAACGCGGGGGTGCCGATCCTGCTCGACGACTTCGGCACGGGTGTCTCGCCGCTGTCGTACCTGCGGGATCTGCCCGTCTCGGGGGTGAAGCTCGACATGTCGTTCGTCGCAGGGATCCCCGAGGACCCCGCGGGGGCCCGCGTCTCCCGCGCGCTCGGAGCGCTTGCGCGCGAGCTCGGCCTTGCGACGATCGCCGAGGGCATCGAGACCGAGGCGCAGGCGGACTTCCTCGCGAACTGCGGCTGGCGGCTCGGGCAGGGCTGGCTCTTCGGAGTGGCCCAGCCCGCGCAGACGCTGCTCGACATGGGCCTCGACACCGGGATCTTCCTGATCGATCCGCGCCCGCGAGACGAGGAAGGCGTGCTGGAATCGTGA
- a CDS encoding DNA translocase FtsK, with product MAQARSSGSRTTTAKSKASSSRSRAPQKKQPPLILRILVGMWNGLIHGIGAIFRSLGQGARDVSPEVRRDGAAFGLLILAVVVAAREWWQIDSWFGDLAHRVFAGTFGVLAVALPLVLLAFAIRLFRAPQEDDANQRIMVGGLLVAMTLGALIHLGHGRPSPLDGLGPVQEAGGILGYVLGTPLAAAVTVPVAAIILVLLLGMSLLVVAGIPLRDAVARARGLGSRFSGRRASVDPDDDTLVLPDHGSLEGDEAPRRRRSLLGRLRKDDDSLDSYEGDEAFQASATVERTATDAPLRPASGDRGEDPGVTEVLGEPREAPTALTAAVSPYVTGIEEDDEAADEYESDPEAPTEPSPSISAPMTTRLVPQGEQGELDETGPYYLPDPNVLVQGAPHKTRSAANDRVVESLQAVFEQFNVDAAVTGFTRGPTVTRYEIELGTGVKVEKITQLSKNIAYAVASPDIRILSPIPGKMAIGIEIPNVDRETVSLGDVLRSPQAMKNDHPMAIGIGKDVEGGFVMANLAKMPHMLVAGATGAGKSSFVNSMITSLLMRATPKEVRMVLVDPKRVELTIYEGIPHLITPIITDPKKAAQALEWVVKEMDTRYDDLALFGYKHIDDFNKAVRAGKVKPLPGSNRRIKTYPYLLVIVDELADLMMVAPRDVEDSIQRITQLARAAGIHLVLATQRPSVDIVTGTIKANVPSRLAFATSSLADSRVVLDMPGAEKLIGQGDALFLPMGESKPMRVQGAWVSETEIHAAVEHVKTQAEPQFRDDVVQPQASSVVAEDIGDDLEDLIAAAELVITTQLGSTSMLQRKLKMGFAKAGRLMDLLETREVVGPSQGSKARDVLIRPDDLAATLAILRGERPATAVEVTDDTDTEDVPWEDS from the coding sequence ATGGCTCAAGCACGCTCCAGCGGTTCCCGCACGACGACGGCCAAGTCCAAGGCGTCGTCCTCGCGCTCGCGCGCGCCCCAGAAGAAGCAGCCTCCGCTGATCCTGCGGATCCTCGTGGGGATGTGGAACGGGCTGATCCACGGAATCGGCGCGATCTTCCGCTCGCTCGGCCAGGGCGCCCGCGACGTGAGCCCCGAGGTGCGTCGCGACGGGGCGGCCTTCGGACTGCTCATCCTCGCCGTCGTCGTCGCCGCCCGCGAGTGGTGGCAGATCGACTCGTGGTTCGGCGACCTCGCCCATCGCGTCTTCGCGGGCACCTTCGGCGTGCTCGCCGTCGCGCTGCCGCTCGTCCTCCTCGCGTTCGCCATCCGGCTGTTCCGCGCGCCTCAGGAGGACGACGCGAACCAGCGCATCATGGTCGGCGGGCTGCTCGTCGCCATGACTCTCGGCGCGCTCATCCACCTCGGACACGGGCGCCCCTCGCCGCTCGACGGGCTCGGTCCCGTGCAGGAGGCCGGCGGCATCCTGGGCTACGTGCTCGGCACCCCGCTCGCGGCCGCCGTGACCGTCCCCGTCGCCGCGATCATCCTGGTGCTCCTGCTCGGCATGTCGCTGCTCGTCGTGGCCGGGATCCCGCTGCGCGACGCGGTGGCTCGCGCGCGCGGGCTGGGTTCGCGCTTCTCCGGTCGACGCGCGTCTGTCGACCCCGACGACGACACCCTGGTGCTTCCCGACCACGGCTCTCTCGAGGGCGACGAGGCACCACGCCGGCGCCGCAGCCTGCTCGGCCGGCTGCGCAAGGACGACGACTCGCTCGACTCGTACGAGGGCGACGAGGCCTTCCAGGCCTCGGCGACCGTCGAGCGCACGGCGACCGACGCGCCGCTGCGCCCCGCGAGCGGCGACCGTGGCGAGGACCCGGGGGTCACCGAGGTGCTCGGAGAGCCGCGCGAGGCGCCCACCGCGCTCACCGCGGCGGTCTCGCCGTACGTCACGGGCATCGAGGAGGACGACGAGGCGGCCGACGAGTACGAGTCGGATCCCGAGGCCCCCACGGAGCCCAGCCCCTCGATCTCCGCGCCGATGACGACGCGACTGGTCCCTCAGGGGGAGCAGGGCGAGCTCGACGAGACGGGCCCGTACTACCTGCCTGACCCGAACGTGCTGGTCCAGGGTGCCCCGCACAAGACCCGCTCCGCCGCGAACGACCGCGTCGTCGAGTCGCTCCAGGCGGTCTTCGAGCAGTTCAACGTCGACGCGGCCGTCACGGGCTTCACGCGCGGCCCGACGGTCACGCGCTACGAGATCGAGCTCGGCACCGGCGTGAAGGTCGAGAAGATCACGCAGCTCAGCAAGAACATCGCGTACGCCGTCGCGAGCCCCGATATCCGCATCCTCTCGCCCATCCCGGGCAAGATGGCGATCGGCATCGAGATCCCGAACGTCGACCGCGAGACCGTCTCGCTGGGCGACGTGCTGCGCTCGCCGCAGGCGATGAAGAACGACCACCCGATGGCGATCGGCATCGGCAAGGACGTCGAGGGTGGCTTCGTGATGGCGAACCTCGCGAAGATGCCGCACATGCTCGTCGCGGGTGCGACCGGCGCCGGAAAGTCGTCGTTCGTGAACTCGATGATCACGTCGCTGCTCATGAGGGCCACCCCCAAGGAGGTCCGCATGGTCCTCGTGGACCCCAAGCGCGTCGAGCTCACGATCTACGAGGGCATCCCGCACCTCATCACGCCCATCATCACGGACCCCAAGAAGGCCGCGCAGGCGCTCGAGTGGGTCGTGAAGGAGATGGACACGCGCTACGACGACCTCGCGCTGTTCGGCTACAAGCACATCGACGACTTCAACAAGGCGGTTCGCGCCGGCAAGGTCAAGCCGCTGCCGGGCTCCAACCGGCGCATCAAGACGTATCCGTACCTGCTCGTGATCGTCGACGAGCTCGCGGATCTCATGATGGTCGCCCCGCGCGACGTCGAGGACTCGATCCAGCGCATCACGCAGCTCGCGCGCGCCGCGGGCATCCACCTCGTGCTCGCGACCCAGCGACCCTCGGTCGACATCGTGACCGGAACCATCAAGGCCAACGTGCCGTCGCGGCTCGCGTTCGCGACGTCCTCGCTCGCCGACTCGCGAGTCGTGCTCGACATGCCCGGTGCGGAGAAGCTCATCGGCCAGGGTGACGCGCTCTTCCTGCCGATGGGGGAGTCGAAGCCGATGCGCGTCCAGGGCGCGTGGGTGTCCGAGACCGAGATCCACGCCGCGGTCGAGCACGTGAAGACGCAGGCCGAGCCACAGTTCAGGGACGACGTCGTGCAGCCGCAGGCGAGCTCCGTCGTCGCGGAGGACATCGGCGACGATCTCGAGGACCTCATCGCCGCGGCCGAGCTCGTCATCACGACCCAGCTCGGCTCGACCTCGATGCTCCAGCGCAAGCTCAAGATGGGCTTCGCGAAGGCGGGTCGGCTCATGGATCTGCTCGAGACCCGCGAGGTCGTCGGACCCTCGCAGGGCTCCAAGGCGCGTGATGTTCTTATCAGACCCGATGACTTGGCCGCGACCCTGGCTATCCTCAGGGGTGAGCGCCCGGCGACAGCTGTCGAGGTGACTGACGACACCGACACTGAGGATGTGCCATGGGAGGACTCGTAG